CGAAAGAGGATACACCAAGATATGCATTATCTTACACACTGTCGCTCAATCGTGGAGATGACCTAGATACTGTGGTAAAAGTGTTAAAACGTCTAGCTTCTTTAGTCCATAATTCGTAGTCTCCGTGCTAGCATACCCTACCAAATTTGTATTTCATAATTTTTAATTTTTAATTTTTACTTGATTGCGCCAAAGGGGAACGAGGTTTCAGGTTTTCAATGCGTAAGTCCTGACGAATAAAGCTGAAGAGATTACACAGTAAGCTTCTAAGTCATTGTACTTTAACCACCTCGCGGAGTTTAAATATAGAGGTGGAGCGATCGCTCGCTAAAAAAGAAATGCGATCGCACTTTAGAACTCGGTGTTTCAAGTTCCAAACACCAATGACCGAGCAAAAAGGTCGAACTTCCGAGTTCCGAACACCAATGACCGAGTAAAAAGGTCAAAGTTCCGAGTTCCGAACACCAATGTCCGAGCAAAAAGGTCAAAGTTCCGAGTTCCGAACACCAATGACCGAGCAAAAAGGTCGAACTTCCGAGTTCCGAACACCAATGACCGAGTAAAAAGGTCGAACTTCCGAGTTCAAAGCTTGAAGTTCCCAGTTAAGTCAGCAAATAGCCACTCTATATTCTGCTTAATTTCTACAATCCAGCCAAACTGTATGGTATTATTAGCAACTAGTCGTCCGTCACTATCTAAGTAGATAGCCTCTGGCTGGGTCGGCGGTTGGATTTGCGATACCATATTCACCCTTAGAAGGATATTTAATCGGGATGCTTCCAAACTAGCCGACTCTTAAGGATGTCTGCACCATGAATCTGAAACGATAACTAACTAAAACAGTACGATTGTTCTACTATAAACAAATTAAAGATAGTATTATTAAGGACTGTTTCATAAGAAACTCCTTCTTCGCCGCCCAATATGTCAGACAAACAGCTAGCAGCATCCTTGAATGGACATCTTCCGTACCCCAGCCACAACAGCCAGAATACCATTCGGATTCGGGGTGCTAGGCAGCATAATCTGAAAAATATTGACTTGGAATTGCCACGCGATCGCCTAATCGTATTCACTGGCGTTTCTGGTTCTGGTAAGTCTTCCCTAGCATTTGATACCATTTTCGCTGAAGGGCAACGTCGCTATGTGGAATCCCTCAGCGCCTACGCACGGCAATTTTTAGGACAACTGGATAAGCCGGATGTAGAAGCCATTGAAGGCTTAAGTCCAGCAATTTCTATTGACCAAAAGTCAACGTCTCATAACCCCCGTTCCACTGTGGGTACGGTGACGGAGATTTACGACTATTTGCGGCTGTTGTTTGGTCGCGCTGGCGAACCCCATTGTCCGATATGCGATCGCTGTATTGCACCCCAGACAATCGATGAGATGTGCGATCGCATCATGGAATTACCAGATCGCACCCGCTTCCAAATTCTTGCACCCGTTGTCAGGGGGAAAAAAGGCACACACCGGAAGCTTTTGTCAAGTCTTGCTTCTCAAGGTTTTGTCCGCGTGCGGATCAATGGCGAGATCCGCGAACTGTCAGATTCCATTGAATTGGATAAAAACTTTACCCACACCATCGAAGTGGTAATTGACCGCTTGGTAAAAAAGGCTGATATTCAGGAGCGTTTGGTTGATTCCCTGTCTACGTGTCTCAAGCAATCCGGTGGGATTGCAGCCATTTTGGTAAGTTTGCTTGGTGACGACGGACAAGAAAAAGAAGAAGAGTTAGTATTTTCGGAAAACTTTGCCTGTCCAGAACATGGCGCAGTAATGGAGGAACTATCACCGCGATTGTTCTCCTTTAACTCGCCTTATGGCGCTTGTCCGCACTGTCATGGAATCGGGACTTTAAGAAGATTTGCGCCAGACTTGATTGTACCTGACTGGGAAGCGCCAGTTTATGCTGCGATCGCGCCTTGGTCAGAAAAAGATAATTCTTATTACTTGGAATTACTCTATAGCGTCGGACAGATTTATGGGTTTGAGTTACAGACAAATTGGAGCAAGCTGACAGAAGAACAGCAGCAAATTATTTTATTTGGAGAGAAAGATGAACGAGCCGCAGAGGCACAAAAAAAGCAGAGTTTTAAAGGTGCTATTCCAATTTTGCAACGGCAGTATGAGGGTGGTTCTGAATTAATTAAACAAAAATTAGAGCAGTATTTAATCGATCAACCGTGTGAAGTTTGTCAGGGAAAACGGTTAAAACCAGAAGCCTTGGCGGTGAAGTTGGGACAATATGGAATTTTAGAATTAACTACCGTATCAATTCGGGATTGTCGAGAGAGAATTGAGCAATTTAAGTTGAGCGATCGCCAATTACAAATTGCTGATTTAGTTCTGAGAGAAATCAAAGCTAGATTACAATTTTTGTTGGATGTCGGTTTAGATTATCTCACTCTTGACCGTCCCGCCATGACTCTTTCCGGTGGCGAAGCCCAACGAATTCGTCTAGCAACGCAAATTGGTTCTGGCTTAACAGGAGTTCTCTACGTTTTAGATGAACCGAGTATTGGTTTGCATCAACGAGATAATGGCAGATTGCTCAAAACCTTAACGAAATTGCGCGATTTGGGTAATACATTAATTGTCGTTGAACATGATGAAGAAACAATTCGCGCAGCTAACCATATAGTTGATATTGGGCCTGGTGCAGGAATTCACGGCGGAAATATTATCGCCCAAGGTGATTTTGAGACGTTATTAGCAGCAGAAGATTCCTTGACAGGTGCGTATTTATCAGGAAGACGGGTAATTACCACACCAGCAGAACGCCGAGAAGGAAATGGGCGTAGTTTGGGAATTAAAAATGCCCATCGCAATAATCTACAAAATATAGATGTAGACATTCCGCTAGGTAAACTCGTCTCCATTACTGGTGTGTCTGGTTCTGGCAAATCTACACTGATTAACGAATTACTATATCCATCTCTGCAACACCATTTAACTAAGAAAGTTCCCTTACCGAGACATTTGGATAAAATCCAGGGATTAAACGCGATTGATAAAGCGATCGTTATCGATCAATCTCCCATTGGACGAACACCACGTTCCAACCCTGCAACTTACACAGGAATTTTCGATGCCATTCGAGATGTATTTTCCCAAACAGTAGAAGCCAAAGCTAGGGGTTACAAACCCGGACAATTTTCCTTCAACGTTAAAGGTGGACGTTGCGAAGCTTGTAGCGGACAGGGTGTGAATGTGATTGAAATGAACTTTCTCCCGGATGTTTACGTGCAATGCGAAATTTGTAAAGGTGCTAGATACAACCGCGAGACTTTGCAGGTGAAGTACAAAGATAAGTCTATCTCTGATGTACTGAGAATGACAGTTGAAGAGAGTTTAGACTTTTTCCAGAATATACCCAAAGCGATCGCGCGTTTGCAAACTTTATTTGATGTCGGGTTGGGTTATGTCCAGCTAGGACAACCTGCAACTACCTTATCTGGTGGTGAAGCGCAACGGGTAAAATTAGCAACCGAATTATCTCGACGCGCCACAGGGAAGACACTGTATTTAATAGATGAACCGACCACAGGGTTATCTTTTTACGATGTCCACAAATTGTTAGATGTATTGCAAAGATTGGTAGATAAAGGTAATTCCATATTAGTAATTGAACATAACTTAGATGTAATTCGCTGTTCTGATTGGGTGATAGATTTGGGGCCAGAAGGTGGCGACAAAGGTGGAGAATTAATTGCTGTGGGGACACCAGAGGAAGTTGCAA
The Nostoc punctiforme PCC 73102 genome window above contains:
- the uvrA gene encoding excinuclease ABC subunit UvrA, which translates into the protein MSDKQLAASLNGHLPYPSHNSQNTIRIRGARQHNLKNIDLELPRDRLIVFTGVSGSGKSSLAFDTIFAEGQRRYVESLSAYARQFLGQLDKPDVEAIEGLSPAISIDQKSTSHNPRSTVGTVTEIYDYLRLLFGRAGEPHCPICDRCIAPQTIDEMCDRIMELPDRTRFQILAPVVRGKKGTHRKLLSSLASQGFVRVRINGEIRELSDSIELDKNFTHTIEVVIDRLVKKADIQERLVDSLSTCLKQSGGIAAILVSLLGDDGQEKEEELVFSENFACPEHGAVMEELSPRLFSFNSPYGACPHCHGIGTLRRFAPDLIVPDWEAPVYAAIAPWSEKDNSYYLELLYSVGQIYGFELQTNWSKLTEEQQQIILFGEKDERAAEAQKKQSFKGAIPILQRQYEGGSELIKQKLEQYLIDQPCEVCQGKRLKPEALAVKLGQYGILELTTVSIRDCRERIEQFKLSDRQLQIADLVLREIKARLQFLLDVGLDYLTLDRPAMTLSGGEAQRIRLATQIGSGLTGVLYVLDEPSIGLHQRDNGRLLKTLTKLRDLGNTLIVVEHDEETIRAANHIVDIGPGAGIHGGNIIAQGDFETLLAAEDSLTGAYLSGRRVITTPAERREGNGRSLGIKNAHRNNLQNIDVDIPLGKLVSITGVSGSGKSTLINELLYPSLQHHLTKKVPLPRHLDKIQGLNAIDKAIVIDQSPIGRTPRSNPATYTGIFDAIRDVFSQTVEAKARGYKPGQFSFNVKGGRCEACSGQGVNVIEMNFLPDVYVQCEICKGARYNRETLQVKYKDKSISDVLRMTVEESLDFFQNIPKAIARLQTLFDVGLGYVQLGQPATTLSGGEAQRVKLATELSRRATGKTLYLIDEPTTGLSFYDVHKLLDVLQRLVDKGNSILVIEHNLDVIRCSDWVIDLGPEGGDKGGELIAVGTPEEVAKNPRSYTGQYLKQVLKQYPARKS